The genomic window TGTTGGACACCTTCAGCGGCTCGGAACACCGCTCTCCGATGAAGTCGCGTAACGTGAGATTGGCATGACCGAAATCGTGATTGGCGGTGCGGATGATGTGCTTGCAGTCGACGGCGGTAACGTCCTCGATGAGCACATTGGTGTTGACCTGTTGCGGTTTCCCGTGGTCTTGCACGTCCAGCGCGTAGACGCACCGCTCCGCGTACACGTTTCGCACCGTGATGTCGCAGGTGCCGTCGCTCACTTCCACCGCGCCGCGCATTTCGCTGTCATAGTCGCGAATGTTCTCGACGAGCACATGCCGGATACGGTGACCGTGCTCTCCCCCTCCGCTCAGTGACACCAGATCTCGGACGCATCCTTTACCGTAGATGTCGCGAATGACTCCGCCTTCGATATCTCGATCCTTGACACCCTCGCCGTCGATCTTGATGCCGTCCTTGGAACTGTCCAAGAAGTTGCACCGTTCCACGCGAAAATTTCCCTCGCGAATCGTCAGCAACGGCGCGCGCAATTCCTGTGGCACTGTCTCGCGGTTGCCGCGAAACTCACAGTCTATGACGGACACGTCCTTCGACTCGACGATGACCAACGGCGTGCCCCCCAGTTTCTCCGGCAACTTCGCATTCAGTCCTTGAATGGTCAGCGGCTTGCGCACGATAAGGGGTTCAGAGAGCGTAAGCTGCCGGTTCCGGTTGAACGCAACGGTTGAGTGCTCGGGAGCGGCATCGAGGGTAGCCTGAAGGTTGTCGACATCAACTTGGATAGTCGCTGGCGGTTGTGACATCGGATTCTCTGCATAAACGGTGACGATTAGCAGGAACCATGCGGACAACCATACCCTTGGGATTTGCCAGCACCTTGCCAACAATACTGACTCTCTCATTTCGCAACCTCGCGATTGTTCTTGCTCTCTCCGCGTCACCCATATGAGGTCCCATCCCATCCAATTCACAATAGCCGCATCAGCGCAGAAAGAAAAGACACGACCCTGCCGGTCTGAATGGGGTTGCCAGTAATCTTGGCCCCGAACGCGATTCTACCCGTTACGTGCTATACTTCCTAAGGTTAGGTCACTGCAGTTTGTGGCCTGACGGGCGAGACGGGGGGACTGAGTACACTGGGGGGAGCGTGAAGTCATGCGCGTAACTCGTGTTCTCGTTGCGTTGTTGCTGGGGATGGCCGGGTCACCGGTCATGGCGCAAATCATCATCGACCACACCTGCACGAATCTTGCCACGGTACCTACGTCGGCCATTACGCAAGCCAAGACCACGTTACGGATTGCGTATGGCCACACGTCGCACGGCAGTCAGATCACGGATGGCATGGAAGGCTTGCAGACCTTTGACGGTGCGCCGAATCCTCCGTCGTTGTATGCGGTGAGTTTTTCGGGAAACATGAGCAACGATGTGTTGACCATGTTCGACTACTATGGGAGTTTTCCGGGCGGGGCGTCGGACTTGGGTAATCCGAATTTTACGGCGTGGGCCACGGCGACGCGGGCCTATTTGGAGGACCCCGATAACAGCGCCATCAATGTGGTGATGTGGTCGTGGTGCGGCCAGTTGAGCGGCGCCAGCACCGCGAACGTGGACTTGTATCTCTCGCAGATGTCTCAACTCGAA from Candidatus Hydrogenedentota bacterium includes these protein-coding regions:
- a CDS encoding right-handed parallel beta-helix repeat-containing protein, with protein sequence MRESVLLARCWQIPRVWLSAWFLLIVTVYAENPMSQPPATIQVDVDNLQATLDAAPEHSTVAFNRNRQLTLSEPLIVRKPLTIQGLNAKLPEKLGGTPLVIVESKDVSVIDCEFRGNRETVPQELRAPLLTIREGNFRVERCNFLDSSKDGIKIDGEGVKDRDIEGGVIRDIYGKGCVRDLVSLSGGGEHGHRIRHVLVENIRDYDSEMRGAVEVSDGTCDITVRNVYAERCVYALDVQDHGKPQQVNTNVLIEDVTAVDCKHIIRTANHDFGHANLTLRDFIGERCSEPLKVSNTRNVVIDNVQIGGHPKGGSPVSVKNCSRLSVREVTIENSAHEEAGLLLVDCSGVFVDNLAVTGEGTKLAHALLARYGGGKAYSGLQIHNVSARNVSKEGVRLERSDDASTLSDVVISDNMATVENLMTGTRVNVQKD